One part of the Eucalyptus grandis isolate ANBG69807.140 chromosome 10, ASM1654582v1, whole genome shotgun sequence genome encodes these proteins:
- the LOC104423646 gene encoding uncharacterized protein LOC104423646, with the protein MGRWVKPDVYPLMAAMTFVTSLCIFQLTRNALLNPDVRVNKAHRGMAVLDNAEEGRKYAEHGLRKFLRTRPPEVMPTINHFFSKDKST; encoded by the exons ATGGGGCGTTGGGTCAAGCCAGAC GTGTATCCACTTATGGCAGCAATGACATTTGTGACAAGTCTATGCATATTCCAGCTCACAAGAAATGCTCTCTTGAACCCTGATGTCAG AGTCAACAAGGCACATAGAGGCATGGCAGTGTTGGATAATGCAGAAGAAGGGAGGAAATACGCCGAGCACGGGCTCCGCAAGTTCCTCCGCACTCGGCCACCGGAGGTCATGCCAACCATCAACCACTTCTTCTCCAAAGATAAATCTACATAA